Proteins from one Gammaproteobacteria bacterium genomic window:
- a CDS encoding HAD-IIB family hydrolase, with protein sequence MSKNKVLLCTDMDRTVIPNGDQPESTQARVLFSALCQSPEIVLAYVSGRDVGLVKEAIRTYLLPTPQFVISDVGSKIYHVDHDRWTELEVWSRKMDQAWAGKHAVDLQRMFEDLTCLTLQEDEKQNIHKLSYYVPLSEDYVAVLSMLQARLQTVDVHANLIWSVDDIEHVGLLDILPANASKLHAVRFLRDYLQMSTDEVVFAGDSGNDLDIMASEIPSVLVANASDEVRREARLLAEQQGHLSQLYFAKGNWLGMNGNYSAGVLEGASHYFPGLREKIKAMHIL encoded by the coding sequence ATGAGTAAAAATAAAGTTTTGTTGTGTACGGATATGGATAGAACCGTGATTCCAAATGGCGATCAACCGGAATCAACTCAAGCCAGGGTGCTTTTCTCCGCGCTGTGTCAATCGCCGGAAATTGTGCTGGCGTATGTCAGTGGGCGTGATGTTGGGTTAGTGAAAGAAGCTATTCGTACTTATTTATTGCCTACTCCTCAATTTGTGATTAGCGACGTCGGCAGCAAAATTTATCACGTGGATCATGATCGCTGGACTGAGTTGGAGGTATGGTCACGTAAAATGGATCAGGCCTGGGCAGGAAAACATGCGGTTGACTTGCAACGAATGTTTGAAGATTTGACTTGTCTGACATTGCAGGAGGATGAAAAGCAAAATATACACAAGCTTAGTTACTACGTGCCGTTATCTGAAGATTACGTCGCAGTGTTGTCAATGTTACAGGCGCGACTGCAAACGGTAGATGTCCACGCCAACTTGATCTGGAGCGTAGATGATATTGAGCATGTTGGTTTATTGGATATCCTGCCAGCGAATGCGTCCAAATTGCATGCAGTGAGATTTCTGCGTGATTACTTGCAAATGTCCACAGATGAAGTTGTCTTTGCCGGTGATAGCGGCAACGATCTGGATATCATGGCCAGCGAAATACCTTCAGTGCTGGTCGCCAATGCCAGCGATGAAGTGAGAAGAGAGGCAAGGCTGTTGGCCGAGCAGCAAGGTCATTTATCTCAACTGTACTTTGCCAAGGGAAACTGGCTGGGAATGAATGGCAATTATTCTGCGGGTGTTCTTGAGGGAGCGAGTCATTATTTTCCAGGCTTGCGAGAAAAAATAAAGGCAATGCATATTTTGTGA